The Clarias gariepinus isolate MV-2021 ecotype Netherlands chromosome 7, CGAR_prim_01v2, whole genome shotgun sequence genome includes a window with the following:
- the LOC128528233 gene encoding extracellular calcium-sensing receptor-like: MFFYVLFLSFSLAKGDNCHILDNPADPLLAKDGDVIIGGLFSIHSGIKIPSLTYTEKPEPLFCTRFNLRELRFAQTMTFVINEINRSNSLLPNISIGYRIYDDCGSRLLSMKASMALMNGMEITADDSCTGQAAVQAIIGESESSPTIVLTKTTLPFSIPVISHGATCECLSNRKEYPSFFRTIASDYYQSRALAYLVKLFGWSWVGAVNSDNDYGNNGMAIFLNAAKEEGICVEYSEKFDRSDTARIMKVVDIIKKGTARVVIIFIAQADMNVLIEQLILKNVTGYQMIGVESWITAMNLATPASYNVLIGSIGLDVGKMNIAGFTDYVIKEFWETDFPCLNTKENISQTDNNCRRYEEIIPFKNNNDDIAELRYANNIYSGVYAVAHSLHGLMRCTEYQRCEKDKTIKAWQVVESLKKVNFTTKAGENIWFDSTGATAAKYDVVNWQKGIGREVQFKVVGYYDASLPGGQQFVVNTEDIVWAGEKREKPRSVCSESCPPGTRKAAQKGRPVCCYDCIPCADGEISNQTDSYNCEQCPGEFWSNAERDKCVLKVIEFLSYTEVMGVVLVFFSLFGAAITVLVGILFIIKKDTPIVKANNSELSFLLLFSLTLCFLCSLTFIGRPSQWSCMLRHTAFGITFVLCISCVLGKTVVVLMAFRATLPGSNVMKWFGPLQQRLSVFAFTLIQVFICVLWLIISPPLPYKNMNYFKEKIILECNLGSAIGFWAVLGYIGVLAFLCFVLAFLARKLPDNFNEAKFITFSILIFCAVWITFIPAYVSSPGKFTVAVEIFAILASSFALLFCIFTPKCYVILFKPELNTKKNMMGKMGSKTM; the protein is encoded by the exons atgtttttttatgtattgtttttgtcttttagcCTTGCAAAAGGAGACAATTGCCATATTCTGGACAACCCAGCAGATCCTCTGCTGGCTAAAGACGGAGACGTGATAATTGGAGGATTATTTTCAATACACAGTGGTATAAAAATTCCCTCACTGACATACACTGAAAAACCTGAACCTTTATTCTGCACTAG ATTTAACCTTAGAGAACTGAGATTTGCTCAGACCATGACTTTCGTGATCAATGAAATCAACAGAAGCAATAGCTTGCTTCCAAATATCTCAATTGGTTATAGAATTTATGATGATTGTGGCTCAAGATTGCTATCCATGAAAGCATCCATGGCGTTGATGAATGGAATGGAAATAACAGCAGATGATTCCTGCACTGGACAAGCAGCAGTACAAGCTATCATAGGGGAGTCAGAGTCTTCTCCTACTATTGTACTCACAAAAACTACACTACCATTCAGTATCCCAGTG ATAAGTCATGGGGCCACATGTGAATGTTTGAGCAACAGAAAAGAGTACCCCTCTTTCTTCAGGACCATAGCGAGTGACTACTACCAGAGTAGAGCGCTGGCATATTTGGTCAAGCTCTTTGGCTGGTCTTGGGTAGGAGCAGTGAACAGTGATAATGACTatggcaacaatggaatggccATTTTTCTAAATGCAGCAAAAGAGGAGGGAATATGTGTCGAGTACTCTGAGAAGTTTGACCGGTCAGATACTGCAAGAATCATGAAAGTGGTGGACATCATTAAAAAAGGCACAGCCAGGgtagttattatatttattgccCAAGCTGATATGAATGTTCTAATAGAGCAGCTTATTTTGAAGAATGTCACTGGCTACCAAATGATTGGGGTAGAATCATGGATTACTGCAATGAATCTAGCAACTCCAGCAAGTTACAACGTACTGATTGGATCCATTGGATTGGATGTAGGAAAAATGAACATTGCTGGTTTTACTGACTATGTTATTAAGGAATTTTGGGAAACAGATTTTCCTTGcttaaatacaaaagaaaacatttctCAAACAGATAACAACTGCCGCAGATATGAGGAAATCATTCCCTTCAAAAACAACAATGACGATATAGCAGAATTAAGATACGCAAATAACATCTACAGCGGAGTTTATGCTGTTGCACATTCTCTACACGGACTGATGAGATGCACAGAATACCAGAGATgtgaaaaagacaaaacaataaaagcatGGCAG GTTGTTGAGTCTCTGAAAAAAGTCAATTTCACCACTAAAGCAGGAGAAAATATCTGGTTTGATAGCACTGGGGCAACAGCTGCAAAATACGATGTGGTCAACTGGCAGAAAGGTATTGGTAGAGAAGTTCAGTTTAAAGTAGTTGGCTATTATGATGCTTCCTTGCCAGGTGGACAACAATTTGTTGTAAACACTGAAGATATAGTTTGGGCTGGAGAGAAAAGAGAG aaGCCAAGGTCTGTGTGCAGTGAGAGCTGTCCTCCAGGAACCAGGAAAGCTGCGCAGAAAGGAAGGCCTGTCTGCTGCTATGACTGTATACCATGTGCAGATGGAGAGATCAGTAACCAGACAG ATTCATATAACTGTGAGCAGTGTCCTGGAGAATTTTGGTCTAATGCTGAGAGGGATAAATGTGTGTTAAAGGTCATAGAGTTTCTTTCATATACAGAGGTTATGGGAGTAGTACTGgtatttttctctttatttggtGCTGCAATAACTGTGTTGGtaggtattttatttataataaaaaaggacaCTCCAATTGTCAAGGCGAACAACTCTGAGCTGAGCTTCCTGTTGCTGTTCTCTCTGACTCTGTGTTTCCTCTGTTCACTTACTTTCATTGGACGGCCCTCTCAGTGGTCCTGTATGCTGCGTCACACAGCGTTTGGGATCACCTTTGTCCTCTGTATCTCCTGTGTTTTGGGTAAAACAGTAGTTGTGCTAATGGCCTTCAGGGCTACACTTCCAGGCAGTAATGTGATGAAATGGTTTGGGCCTCTACAGCAGAGACTCAGTGTATTTGCCTTCACTCTCATACAGGTCTTTATTTGTGTGCTTTGGTTAATAATTTCTCCTCCTCTGCCTTACAAGAACATGAACTACTTCAAGGAAAAAATCATATTAGAATGTAACTTGGGCTCAGCTATAGGTTTCTGGGCTGTACTGGGTTATATAGGTGTTCTGGCTTTCTTGTGCTTTGTTTTAGCTTTTCTAGCTAGAAAGCTGCCAGATAATTTTAATGAAGCTAAATTCATCACATTCAGCATCCTCATATTCTGTGCTGTGTGGATCACCTTTATTCCAGCTTATGTCAGCTCTCCTGGAAAATTTACTGTAGCTGTGGAGATATTTGCTATTTTGGCCTCCAGTTTTGctttattattctgtatatttacaCCTAAATGTTATGTTATTCTGTTTAAACCTGAACTgaacacaaagaaaaatatgatgGGTAAAATGGGATCTAAAACAATGTAA
- the LOC128528234 gene encoding extracellular calcium-sensing receptor-like, with amino-acid sequence MQFMLYFSLATRDSCHILDSPSYPLLSKDGDVIIGGLFSIHGDIKLLSLPYTKKPDPLICTSFNLREFRFAQTMTFVIDEINRSSSLLPNISIGYRIYDNCGSRLLSMKAAMALMNGQDTTADDSCTGHAVVQAIIGESESSPTVVLTKTTGPFHIPVISHAATCECLSNRKEYPSFFRTIASDYYQSRALAYLVKHFGWSWVGAVNSDNDYGNSGMAIFLNAAKEEGICVEYSEKFERSDTAKLLKVVDIITKGTAKVIIVFLGHVEMNVLVEELILRNVTGYQMIGVEAWITAVNLVTPTSYNLLIGSMGFDVGKLNINSFTEYVVKEFWQTDFPCLNIEGNIHQTNNYCSRYEEILPFKNYNEDIAELRYANNIYNAVYAVAHSLHSLMRCTEINNCEKGKTLKSWEVVESLKKVNFKTKTGEQVWFDRTGATAAKYDVVNWQRGFDGEVKFMVVGYYDASLPTGQQFVLNVNNISWAGGKVEKPRSVCSESCPPGTRKAVQKGRPVCCYDCIPCAEGEISNQTDSYNCEQCPGEYWSNNGRDKCVLKVIEFLSFTEVMGIILVFFSVFGATLTVLVAILFLIKKDTPIVRANNSELSFLLLFSLTLCFLCSLTFIGRPSKWSCMLRHTAFGITFVLCISCVLGKTVVVLMAFRATLPGSNVMKWFGPLQQRLSVIAFTLIQVLICVLWLTVSPPFPYKNMNYYKEKIILECNLGSAIGFWAVLGYIGVLAFLCFVLAFLARKLPDNFNEAKYITFSILIFCAVWITFIPAYVSSPGKFTVAVEIFAILASSFALLFCIFAPKCYIILFKPELNTKKSVMGKVASKSL; translated from the exons ATGCAGTttatgctttatttcagtctgGCAACAAGGGACAGTTGCCATATTCTAGACAGTCCATCATATCCTCTATTGTCTAAAGATGGAGATGTAATAATTGGAGGTCTATTTTCTATACATGGTGATATAAAACTTCTTTCTTTGCCATATACTAAAAAACCTGATCCTCTCATATGCACTAG CTTTAACCTTAGAGAGTTTCGATTTGCTCAGACCATGACTTTTGTAATTGATGAAATCAACAGAAGCAGCAGTTTGCTCCCAAATATTTCAATTGGTTACAGGATTTATGATAATTGTGGCTCAAGATTGTTATCTATGAAGGCAGCCATGGCTTTGATGAACGGTCAGGACACAACAGCGGATGATTCTTGCACTGGACATGCAGTAGTACAAGCCATCATAGGGGAGTCAGAGTCTTCTCCTACCGTAGTACTCACAAAAACTACAGGGCCTTTTCACATCCCAGTG ATAAGTCATGCTGCTACATGTGAATGTCTAAGCAACAGAAAAGAGTACCCCTCTTTCTTTAGGACCATAGCGAGTGACTACTACCAGAGTAGAGCGCTGGCATATTTGGTCAAGCACTTTGGCTGGTCTTGGGTCGGAGCAGTGAACAGTGATAATGACTATGGAAACAGTGGAATGGCCATTTTTCTAAATGCAGCCAAAGAGGAGGGAATATGTGTTGAGTACTCTGAGAAGTTTGAACGGTCAGATACTGCAAAACTCTTAAAAGTGGTGGACATCATTACTAAGGGCACAGCTAAAGTAATTATTGTATTTCTTGGCCATGTTGAGATGAATGTCCTAGTAGAAGAGCTTATTCTGAGGAATGTCACTGGCTACCAGATGATTGGTGTTGAGGCTTGGATTACTGCAGTCAATCTAGTAACACCAACAAGTTACAATCTACTGATCGGATCCATGGGATTTGATGTGGGAAAACTGAACATTAATAGTTTTACTGAGTATGTTGTTAAGGAATTTTGGCAAACAGATTTTCCATGCTTGAATATAGAGGGAAACATTCATCAAACTAATAACTACTGCAGCAGATATGAGGAAATACTTCCTTTTAAAAACTACAATGAGGATATAGCAGAATTGAGATATGCAAATAACATCTACAATGCAGTTTATGCTGTGGCTCATTCTCTACACAGCCTGATGAGATgcacagaaataaataattgtgaGAAAGGCAAGACACTAAAATCGTGGGAG GTTGTTGAGTCACTGAAAAAGGTAAATTTTAAAACCAAAACTGGAGAACAGGTTTGGTTTGACCGCACTGGGGCAACTGCTGCAAAATATGATGTAGTGAACTGGCAACGAGGCTTTGACGGAGAAGTAAAGTTTATGGTTGTGGGGTATTATGATGCCTCTCTGCCGACTGGGCAGCAATTTGTCTTAAATGTTAACAACATAAGTTGGGCTGGAGGGAAAGTAGAG AAGCCAAGGTCTGTGTGCAGTGAGAGCTGTCCTCCAGGAACCAGAAAAGCTGTTCAGAAAGGGCGGCCTGTCTGCTGTTATGACTGTATACCATGTGCTGAGGGAGAGATCAGTAACCAGACAG ATTCATATAACTGTGAGCAGTGTCCAGGAGAATATTGGTCTAATAATGGAAGGGACAAATGTGTGTTAAAGGTTATAGAGTTTCTTTCATTTACAGAGGTGATGGGAATAATACtggtatttttttcagtgtttggagCCACATTAACTGTGTTAgttgctattttatttttaattaaaaaagacacTCCGATCGTTAGGGCCAATAACTCTGAGCTGAGCTTCCTGCTCCTGTTctccctgactctgtgtttccTCTGTTCACTGACTTTTATTGGTCGGCCTTCTAAGTGGTCCTGTATGTTGCGTCACACTGCATTTGGAATCACCTTTGTACTCTGTATCTCCTGTGTTTTGGGGAAAACAGTAGTTGTACTAATGGCCTTCAGGGCTACACTTCCAGGCAGTAATGTCATGAAATGGTTTGGGCCTCTACAGCAGAGACTCAGTGTTATTGCGTTCACGCTTATACAGGTCCTTATTTGTGTGCTTTGGTTAACAGTTTCACCTCCTTTTCCTTACAAAAACATGAATTACTACAAGGAAAAAATCATATTAGAATGTAATCTGGGCTCAGCTATAGGTTTCTGGGCTGTACTGGGTTATATCGGGGTTCTGGCTTTCTTGTGCTTTGTTTTAGCTTTTCTAGCGAGAAAGCTGCCAGACAATTTTAATGAAGCTAAATACATTACATTCAGCATACTTATATTCTGTGCTGTGTGGATCACCTTTATTCCAGCTTATGTCAGCTCTCCTGGAAAATTTACTGTAGCTGTGGAGATATTTGCTATTTTGGCCTCAAGCTTTGCTTTACTATTCTGTATATTCGCAccaaaatgttatattattctttttaaacctGAACTGAACACAAAGAAAAGTGTAATGGGGAAAGTGGCATCTAAatctctttaa